One region of Candidatus Eisenbacteria bacterium genomic DNA includes:
- a CDS encoding site-specific tyrosine recombinase translates to MTRSPRPSILGAHVARFRDHLELERRMSAHTVRAYVQDLEQYDAFLGGRRVRDLSGVKPKDIEEYVGGARWAASTVARKLAALRAFHEFLRRRGYADENPALEIRAPRRSRPLPDVLTIPQVEALLAAPRGEDPSAIRDRALLELGYATALRASELIRLRLEEIDSEEQLVRCTGKRSRERVVPFGAQAKRALERYVDGARHLFAKDRGERSAFLTRLGRPFTRMGYWKLLKGHAKAAGIDQPVSPHTLRHSCATHLLEGGCDLRVVQEILGHRSIETTQIYTHLDRSYLREVHTRFHPRA, encoded by the coding sequence ATGACGCGATCCCCACGGCCCTCCATCCTCGGAGCCCACGTCGCCCGGTTTCGCGACCATCTCGAGCTGGAGCGGCGCATGAGCGCGCACACGGTGCGCGCGTACGTGCAGGACCTCGAGCAGTACGACGCGTTCCTCGGAGGACGGCGCGTGCGGGATCTGTCCGGCGTGAAGCCGAAGGACATCGAGGAGTACGTCGGGGGCGCCCGCTGGGCGGCCTCCACCGTCGCGCGCAAGCTGGCGGCGCTCCGCGCGTTTCACGAGTTCCTCCGCAGGCGCGGGTACGCGGACGAGAATCCCGCGCTCGAGATCCGCGCGCCGCGGCGTTCGCGGCCGCTCCCCGACGTCCTCACGATCCCTCAGGTCGAGGCGCTCCTCGCGGCCCCTCGCGGCGAGGATCCCTCCGCCATCCGCGACCGCGCGCTCCTCGAGCTGGGCTACGCGACCGCGCTGCGCGCGAGCGAGCTGATCCGGCTCCGCCTCGAGGAGATCGATTCCGAGGAACAGCTCGTGCGCTGCACGGGCAAGCGCTCGCGGGAGCGGGTCGTGCCGTTCGGCGCCCAGGCGAAGCGTGCCCTCGAGCGCTACGTGGACGGAGCGAGGCATCTCTTCGCGAAGGATCGCGGGGAGCGCTCGGCCTTCCTGACGCGGCTCGGACGCCCCTTCACGCGAATGGGGTACTGGAAGCTGCTCAAGGGTCACGCGAAGGCAGCCGGCATCGATCAACCGGTGTCCCCTCACACCCTGCGTCACTCCTGCGCCACGCACCTCCTGGAGGGAGGGTGCGACCTGCGCGTCGTGCAGGAGATCCTCGGACATCGTTCCATCGAGACGACCCAGATCTACACGCACCTCGACCGGAGCTACCTCCGCGAGGTGCACACGCGATTTCACCCCAGGGCGTGA